The DNA region TGTTCTGACACCTAGAGCGGCTTCAGACAGGctgatgtgcaaatacgcttaccACTACGAAGCTTATTAGCGCATAAACCAGTCACaattccttttcttttttaccaTTCAAATGTTGCGCTATTgaacacagtttaaaaaaaaaaaaaagcataaagataggttctgccctttagtttttctacgtgcgcaaaagatagggcaagtcctctgTTTACTCGCGCATAGTATTAATGTGTGAAAATCCTGCAAGTCACgacgaaaccattaaaatcaatggtcatATTTTGCTGCCATGATTTTCACACTTGCAAAACATGAAGAAATCGCGTTTGTCTGTTTTGGCCCTAACGGGTCTTACAAGGGGCCCACAGGTCCTGACATTACAGGCACTGCAATGCTGCTTAGCACTGCTTTAGTGCTGCATCCTCTTCCCAGTTGTTCCGTGAACAGCGGCGCCTCTAGCCCTCCCTGTGCAGGAAGCGCCGCTGTGCAGGGAGAAGCTTTGAAGGTGATGCAGCACTAAAGACAAACGTTGATGACCTACAATACGCTACAAATAGGCCATTAAGGTCTGACACCAGGAAAATAACAGTAAATCTATCACCTAATGTATGAAATAATACACAACACTAATATTTATTAATAATCATTTATTATTAATGATACAAAACAATAAGTTTAGGGTTACCCAACAACATTGGCCATGCAAACTGTGATGTAGTCACAGGCGCCATGTAGCCCTAGACTAGATGTAcattatggtataatacattcCATAAACCTGACCACATATAATAACATTCCATATAAACCACATCTTCAGTGTAATTATAGATAAATCCACAACGTTCCGTCCATCAGAATTGCTCCATATAGTCAGTCACGCCAGCGGTCAGTAAATGGTTTAGCCGGATGCTCCTCATGtggaactcctctatggattgtgTCTGTTGACCCTACTACTGCATGGACTCTTCTTTGGCCATCCTGATGTGTCGCACCTCGTCAAGGTGTTCCTGTCATCTATGTAGAAGAAATAACAGTGCGGTTAATTAAACAGAAAACAATTGGCTTCCTACATCTCTTAATATCTGACATCCTCCACCCATTAGTATGACTAGCTGGTGGACAAGGGCCACAATTAAGGGTGCATGCTAAGAGTAAATCAaggagaaaatccacaccaaaatccccaAGTGGACTTtgatgtgaattttggtgcagattttcaaagCGGGATTTACTCATTGTATTGCAATGAATAAATTTTatggtgaaaatccacagcattttagaATGCCTAACTAATACTGaagatttttttctgctgtaaggccgttttcacacgtcTGAGCaactcgtgcaagatttgtgcgttgcgagacacacatatctcgcatgaatatgaaccccattctttagaatggggtcatacaaatgagcgatttttttgttttctgcggTGCGATGCGGAAAAACAAATCGTAgcggtcctatctttgggcaaatCCTCGCATCAGATTGCCCATTGTTCTCATTGGGGCCTGCAGCAGCATCCTtcttaccccttaatagccggtcatctcacacctttttccttatcacccatgatagaactatcataaggatgaggaaatgTTATTACCAGTAAATGTACAATAGTCATAGGCATGTGTTTAGGTGTtaggctaaaagaaaaaaaaatccggcctcctcttcaccccttcatagccggccatcacacacctgtGTATTTCCCCTCTGCCCAAGACAGCACTAGAAGCTATTGCTATCGTAAGCATGGGGAAAGTCATTTactggtaagtgaaaaaaaataggtTATACATGCCTATGACTTGTAGTGCAGATGTTATAAACCATACCTACCGCCAGCTGCAGGGTGGCACTGCTGGCTTCTCCTTAGGTTTTCTCAAGCAATCTTTAACCCCAGTGAGGTGCCTTTAGAGTAATGGGGTCTTCTTCCATACAGGTGTCTGTGGTAAATGCTGGCCATCGGATCTTCTGGTCTTCTCTGGATGGTCCTCTAGAGGGCGCACAGTTTGCTCTGATGACATTGTGGAACTGGtatctgtgggaaaaaaaaatccggcctcctccttaccccttaatagccggccatctcacacctttttccttatcacccatgatagaactatcataaggatgaggaaatgTTATTACCGGTAAATGTACAATAGTCATAGGCATGTGTTTAGgtgttaggctaaaaaaaaaatccggcctcctcttcaccccttcatagccggccatcacacacctggGTATTTCCCCTCTGCCCAAGACAGCACTAGAAGCTATTGCTATTGTAAGCATGGGGAAAGTCATTTACCAGCAAGTAAAAAATATCTTATACATGCCTATGACTTGTAGCGCAGATGTTATAAGccatacttaccgccagctgctgGGTGGATCTGCTGGCTTCTCCTTGGGTTTTCTCCAGGAATCTTCAACCCCAGTAAGATATTGTGGAGCAGGtatctgtggggaaaaaaatccggcctcctccttaccccttaatagccggccatctcacacctttttccttatcactcatgatagaactatcataaggatgaggaaatgcaattaccggTAATTGTACAATAGTCATAGGCATGTGtttaggtgttaaaaaaaaatccggcctcctcttcaccccttcatagccggccatcacacacctgtGTATTTTCCCTCTGCCCAAGACAGCACTAGAAGCTATTGCTATCCTGAGCATGGGGAAAGTCATTTACCGGTAAGATGGAAAAGTGTTCCACATGCCTATGACGTGTAGCGCAGATGGTATAGTGCTTACTTACCACCAGCAGCTGGGTGGATCTGCTGGCTTCTCCATACAGGGGTCCAGGGTGACTGCTGGCCATCGGATCTTCTGGTCTTCTCCAGATGGTCTTGTAGAGGCTGCGGTTCTCGGCTTCCTCCCATGATCTTATTCAGCAGGTGTCTTGCTGAGGGTTTTCCAGTTGACAAACGAAAACCCGGGGTACCTGGTCTGTGTATCTGGTGGTAGAGATACACTGGCCTCTGCTTCTTCAATGTCATCCAGCTTGGCTTCTTGGAAGGTGGGATGAGTGTCACTTACTTCAGGGATGTATGGTGGAGTCACTTTCAGTCTTTCCAAGGAGTGCCAATCGATGTACCGGAAGAAGCGATGTCCTCTGATGTTCCCATGTAGTCCTAGGCGCCGGGCAGGATCCTTCTGGAGGAGCTAAAAATTAGAAATGTATCTAGAATTTAGTAACTGCAACCTGGGATCTGGGCGCAGTACGGACAAAAGCAATTACTACTCCCTGAATGCTGTTCTCCATGAATGGGCATCTATTGCTCTCATTTTAGGAGGTTGGTGATTGGGATAAAATGTGTATGTTTAAAACCGTCATCAGTACATCTCTTATACATTGTCAGCTACTATTAACGTTGTGTAACCCCTAGTATTAAACCCTTATAACAGGAACATACTGACCTTTTCAATGATGCTTCTAGCACTGTACGAAATCCCACGTAGGAGTGTAGGATCATAATCACACTCGCCGGTCAGCATTTCATTTAGGATGACACCAAACGCATACCAGTCAATAGCAGCGTTGTACTCTTTATTGGCCTGCATCTGCAATAAAGAAGAGAACTAGTACTAGTAGAGCGACATCTTGTATTGACCATACTGATATATCGCTCTCTATATCAGATTATTACACCCTCTCCCATAGTCCTCCATGCAAATTATtagtacaattttaaaaaaaggagtaAAGTTCTCTTCTTACCTCCGGAGCGATATAACCTACTGTACCAGCTACACCAATGGATGTTCGGCCTCCATGCATGTTGACAAGCGAAAGTCCGAAATCCGTGATCTTAACATGGCCAGTATCAGTTAGCAAGATGTTCTCCAGCTTGAGGTCTCTGCAAGATAAAAAATGTGGATATAAAGTTAGTGTTCAGCTTATAATATTATGTGATAAATTCACATTGGAATTAGGAGGTTGTCTCATGAAGTGAATCCCTTTTGAATGGCAGCTAATCACAAGCATAGGCCCATCTTCTCTAACTGctggtaatcagctgttatcaccaTGAGAAGACAAGTCTAGCCTGATGTTTTGGACTCTTCAGGGAAAATCTGGCTTTAGAGCATGACCATTTAATGCACGGCAGGTTGGGTCCTTCTCAGACAGACAACCATATGCCTTAACAGGGTATTTGGATAAGGGTTATATTCATGAGAGGCCCCTTTAAGAAGTGAGTAGTTAGAAAGCCATTACCTGTGGATGACTCCTTTACGGTGCAAGAACTGGATCCCACAAACAAGTTCGGCGCCATAGAATcttcaaaaggaaaaaaagagtattatatcccaaaaataagacaggcaGCTCATGGAAATGTTATTCTTTAGTGTTACACATCtcatatatgtacaatgtactcTAGTTTCACCTGGAACTGGTGAGGTCAAGTCTCCCCTTCCTCAGTAGAAGGTCGAAGAGGTCGCCGCAGCTCACGAACTCCAATCCAAATAGAACATTCTTCTGCAATATAGGACCGATATGTCACATTACCAAATCACCCTgcgcacattttattagtaacatagtaacgttaggctgaaaaaagacttgtgtccatccagcttagcctattagccccaatgctgatccagaggaaggcaaaaaaaacaaaacaatggggTATAAGCCAATCTTTctctttttagaaaaaaaaggattttcctactccaagtctggcaatcagtatATATTCCGGGATCATCAACCATTCTGAAGTTATCAATGACTATAACATAGACTAAAACATGTAATATAGTTACACTCAAGAAACGtgttcaggcccctcttgaattCCTTTagtgaattcaccatcaccacgtcctcaggcagagagttacatagtctcactgctcttacagtaaagaaccccttctatgttggtgtagaaaccttcttacctctagacatagaggatgttcccttgttacagtcacagtccagggtataaacagatgatgagagagatgtattgacccctaatatatttctACATAGATTCATTACACAGTCTAGACAAGTACAGTTATTTAAAACTAGCTACTTAAGCAAATGCCAACAAACTTAGATGATGTTATTACTCTCCAATCATTAGTTATCTCACTGTTGTACTCCCTGCCAGTTACTAGAATGATTGAAGGTTGGCCATCAGTGTCGGACTTTGGTACCTAAGGCCCACTGGTATAACTGATTCTGAGGGCCCACCATACAGTGATATGGAAATACTAAGTGCTGTGTTTTAGTGCTAATGATGACCCGTGGTACACTGTGCAAATAATAACTGTGTCAcgcattaatgctgtaaaaaagacTCCCCCAGAGCTGTGCATGGCATAAACTAGCCACTGTTCACCCTTCTACTGCCCCTCTGGTCTGGCACCGCTGACCCATTCCTCTCTGCTCTGAGTACCCGCTGAAACAGGAAGCAATGACATAACATTCATCGCTCACATGGCCGCTATagccaatcgctggcctcagtggtcatgtgagtAATGAATGTTACGTCATAGCTTCTTGTTTCTCTGGGGCTCAGAACATAGGGAAGTGGGTTGGCAGCACCAGACTGGAGGCGCAGTGGAAGGCTGAAAAATGACTTTGTTTTTAATGTAATTTCCTACTCTGGGACAAGTTTTTGAAAGGTCAGAAAACCTTTTTGAATAGGGGTTCTGTTTATTGGACTGAGTTTTCCCCCTATGATTACCAAACTATGCTTATTTGGGAGACCTTAACCCCAGGtttccattgcagattgcctatcaagcaatgCCTGTTACGTGGCTTGACAGATTGCCTGTCAGgtcatggtataatgtaatgctatggtatgaTCAAAGAAATGGGGaagaaaaaactgcaaaaacGTATCTAAAAAAgatttattaattatttatttaaaaaaaagtaataaaagttaaaaaagaaaccctttgctatatttatagtaaaataatccaaataataaaacaaaaaaacatatttggtattgctgcattcataaaagtcagatctatgaaagtaatgcattattttccccACAACGGGAACatcgtcattaaaaaaaaaacccgccagaattgcgcttttttttccgGTCACCtcctttccaagaaaaaatgtaataaaaaaagctGTAGcactccaaaatggcaccaataaaaactacaggagtcctgcaaaaaatgagccattgcccaactttatatatatatttgttatcgtagtaattgtactgacccatagaataaagttatgtcattcttgttgcagtgtacgctgtagaaacaagacgcacccaaagatggcggaattttgttctttttttcatttcactccacttagaagtttCTAAATGTCTTCCACTACATTGAAAACTAaaacttgttccgcaaaaaacaagcccccagacaCCTATGTCaatggttaaataaaagagttaggattttttaaaggggggggggaaagaaaaatggaaaaagaaggcCGCGTCCATAAGGCGTTAATCTAATATATGAATGTACATAATAAATGAGTTGCAGTATGATTAAATGACATGTGCGCCTAAAGCCATACTGTAGATACGCTTAAATATAATCATCCATATACACATTGCaaatatataaagtatataatGTACAAAAGGGGCAGACACTCACAGCAAGTAGccagtgtcagaaccggcaactctcggggccgccgtgcccgcaccaccggtccggccacccggggtacaggagcacggcgcagaggtaccccggttcttgtgatctccccgggccgctgtaagactggtcgccgccgggttgctagggaggcagctggtgcttctagtcgcttgactaccaggctggcttccctggtaactgtctgtgcagtgagactgggggcgtgcccccagcaccgccctgattagccctgctgctgtcaggctccccgccccaatcagcttctggggcgggagcgctgacagcatttaaataggtgtgttttcctctcaggccttgccagtgttagtttggtcttccagctgcacccacgtattcttttgactcctgtttgtgaccccggctttcttgacctctgcttttggaccttgactacgtttttgcctgacccccctgtactgcgtaccctcctgttgccgacccggattgtctgaccgttctaccgttgtttgtcttcagtgtctgtttgtcttcccgtgtcccgcttccctagtgagggtagggaccgccgcccagttgtcgccctgggggttagcccaggggggcaagtaggcagggacaggggttgcgggatatatcagggacccccatatcccggacactgtcctgacagtaacactggccgaaggtaggtcagactcgtgcatccgcccggctactttgaatccctcgatggaggccgtggctgcgttagcgaaccaggtccaggtccttactaaccttgtccaggacctaaccgcccgcatgcagctacaggaacaagtggcggctgcaggtcccatgcagcccccttccgctcccgggactatgtcagaaccccgagccacgctgccggactgcttctctggagagagaggtcagttctttgcatttagagagagctgcaagctctactttgatctccgaccccactcctctggtactgaatatcagaaagtgggaattgtaattacccgcctgaggggggacccccaaaattgggctttctcgctaccagcaggctctccagcccgactatcccttgacgcttttttttccgccctgggtcaaatttatgacgaacccgaccgggcgggctacgcagtctccaaacttctggccctgcgccagggtggtaaaatggcggaggactactgttcccaattccgtcaacattgtacggaatccgggtggaacgatgccgccctaaaagacttatttttgaccggtctgtctgagggtctcaaggacctacttgtggcccacccagagcctagaaccctggagcaagccatgacgcttgctattcgggccgaccgacgtttgaggggccgacacgccgctcgggccactccactccccacgcccacttcttctactgacctgactctctcacttcccaccaccgagcccatggaactgggagccatgaaccccaagcagcgacgggaatatcgcctgaagaagaatctttgcttctactgtggggagccgggtcaccgcattgccacctgcactaagaagccaaggcaggaaaactcccgctcctaggcagttgtcgggaggactgtctaggagctaaggtactccctgtgttatccaaaatgttattgccttgcaccctagaatttcatgctttccaccgtactgggcaagcctttgttgattctggggctgcggcgaatttcgttaactttaatttcgttgctcaactgtccggggtttttttacgtttagagaccccgattctggtttcaggagtggactccaccccattgcaagcaggggtggttcatctggttacccctgaagtaaggtttacgataggagccttacacgtggaaacctgcacctttctagtgatgagagatttgtctgtggacgtcgtcctaggcctcccctggctccgggagcacaacccggtagtaaattgggacacgttggaactggtaaagtggggtccccgctgtgccaaccacctttgtgctgtgaaggtgggaatctccacctgcgaggggacccccctaccagattacctctccgagttttctgacgtgttctccaaacaattatctgaagctctgccccctcatagggaatgggactgtaaaatagacttgattcctggggccaaacttcctaagggccgcatttataacgttacggttcctgagagagaatccatgagggactatatccaggacagcctggccaaggggcacatccggccctcagaatccccggtgggtgccgggtttttcttcgttgagaagaaggatgggggcctccggccctgtattgactatagagagctaaacaaaatcacagtacgaaaccagtatgcccttccactcattcctgacctcctcaaccaggtcgctggtgcccgatggttttctaaacttgatctcaggggagcatacaacctcatccgcattcgggagggggatgagtggaaaaccgccttcaatacgcccctcgggcattttgaatacctagttatgccttttggattgtgtaacgcccccgccatttttcaggggtacatgaactcagtgtttcaggatatcatgggggtgttcgtggttgtatatctagacgacattttgattttttcctccgacttgccaagtcaccatactcacgttcagactgtactagctcgactcagacataacaagctgtttgctaaactcgagaaatgtgtgttcggggtacaaaagatatcatttttggggtatatcatcacgccatgcgacttccagatggatcctgaaaaggtgaaagccatcacggagtgggcccagccagggtcgttgaaagcccttcaacgcttcctcggcttcgccaactactatcgcaaattcatcaaagacttctccgtggtggctaaacctctaacggacctcaccagaaagggggcagatgtgaggacctggtcttctgaggctctgagggccttcgataccctaaaggcggcgttctcttctgcacctgtcctagtacaaccagatctgtccagcccttttttggtggaagtagatgcctctgagtttggtgtgggagcggtactgtcccaaggtccctccactctcaccaaccttagaccgtgtgcctatttttctaggaagttttcttccaccgaacggaactatgata from Eleutherodactylus coqui strain aEleCoq1 unplaced genomic scaffold, aEleCoq1.hap1 HAP1_SCAFFOLD_319, whole genome shotgun sequence includes:
- the LOC136601939 gene encoding protein kinase C delta type-like — translated: MKAEDTLTHRKFAVKIISKTALRAQGKEKYIIVEKQVLQLASGSPFLVHADFAIQTKKNVLFGLEFVSCGDLFDLLLRKGRLDLTSSRFYGAELVCGIQFLHRKGVIHRDLKLENILLTDTGHVKITDFGLSLVNMHGGRTSIGVADAGQ